The window TAGTAATTGTTATTCTTGCATCCATACTATCCCATTCATCACCATTTGGATCCACAATGATATGGTTTCCAATTTTGCCCATTGTAACAGATACAGGAATAGTTGTAATTGGTACTTCAGATTCTCCGCCTTCAACTAAAGTTGGAACATCGTTTTGCATCTCCCATTTTGGAGATTTAGAGGATAGTAATGCAGCTGTTGCAGCATAAGCGCATGCGTCAAATAGATTTCCATCATAATCAACTACTACATTATCAGCAAATACTCCAACTACAGATTTATTTTTTTCAATAACTAATTGAGATAGATCAATCATGTGACTTTCTCTGATTCCCCTATCCACTACTCTTGCCAATTCAATCACATCAGGTCCAGGAGGTCCTGTTTCTACACTTGGATGAGATAGAGGTAAAAGTTCAGCAGTACAAATGAAGATACCCTTGTCACCCATATCCGGAAAAGGTCTATCAGGTTGAATTTTAACACCACAAACAACTTCACTGTCACCGAGTCTAACTCGTGCAGAACCGTTTGCTTTTGGAATTGCATTGACTTCAATTACTAATTGTCTAGGTTCATCTAGTGCTCTTCCATCAACTCTTTTTCCTTGTTCAAGTAATTCAAGAATTTGAGATTTTTTTAGATCATCAATTACAGATGTAGAAGTCATTTACTTTCTCCGTTTCCAAAATATTTGTCTGTAAGTGCCTTCTTTTGTAATTCATAAACAATTTTACAACCATGAATTCCAGTCTCTACACATTTTTTGTATTCTGCAGGAGTCAATACTCCATCTAATTGTAGTAGAGTGATTTTTTCAAGACTTGGCATGTAACCAATTGGCATGTCAGCTTGTCCGGCTTGATCTTCTTCATTATTTACATCTAAGATAATTGTATCAGCAGCTTTTCCTGCAGCACATGCAGCAACCATGTC is drawn from Candidatus Nitrosarchaeum limnium SFB1 and contains these coding sequences:
- a CDS encoding exosome complex RNA-binding protein Rrp42, yielding MTSTSVIDDLKKSQILELLEQGKRVDGRALDEPRQLVIEVNAIPKANGSARVRLGDSEVVCGVKIQPDRPFPDMGDKGIFICTAELLPLSHPSVETGPPGPDVIELARVVDRGIRESHMIDLSQLVIEKNKSVVGVFADNVVVDYDGNLFDACAYAATAALLSSKSPKWEMQNDVPTLVEGGESEVPITTIPVSVTMGKIGNHIIVDPNGDEWDSMDARITITTDSNGNICALQKGGIGGFSFEEVIKCGELSVKVGSKIREKLKQAKGGA